From the Lathyrus oleraceus cultivar Zhongwan6 chromosome 4, CAAS_Psat_ZW6_1.0, whole genome shotgun sequence genome, one window contains:
- the LOC127136725 gene encoding uncharacterized protein LOC127136725 yields the protein MENNIRQISSQQQRSRRAENERKRRQNMSNEQRENNLSRRRENYRRRKEQEKQAQTSRHINSQSRVPFQNFTNMTFPRSHFQGTHDSEAGPSRITHVNDVALDRNCTSPNQQNITSQSDTDDMNVDEALEDAVISYVNMDARENGALSRRPQESGHAFRAKHNIARNFKNNMMMAKARLPHPFTCRHCNARLFHHESRDTCCNGGKVSFSRVDAPILLQQLFLDGSAEGKHFRQHIRSYNHVVSFTSIGVHVDENILASGRGIYTFRAQGSFYHNIGGFYPNEGVRPRFLQLYIYDTDNELHNRMQENPQLHQNVVHKLQKMLHQFNPFVIRFKQLSILLNISECSLILKERPRNHHQYNLPTAEQVAAIIVGCDADSMDYGRDINVIRCDGNLKKVQETKGYYDPLQYPVLFPFGTHGWDINTTNCNGRKVSCRAYYSYMLQIRPNDQSMLLNAGRLLQQYVVDNYVKIESGRLRWIKEHQSDIRSELYQGLHDALHVGETNAGTNSYSINIQFWINN from the exons atggaaaataataTCCGTCAAATATCAAGTCAACAACAGAGGTCAAGAAGGGCCGAAAATGAAAGGAAGAGGAGACAAAATATGAGCAACGAGCAGAGAGAAAACAATTTGTCAAGACGACGTGAAAATTATAGGCGGCGAAAAGAGCAAGAGAAACAAGCTCAAACATCTCGCCATATAAACAGTCAGTCGAGAGTTCCATTTCAAAATTTTACAAATATGACTTTTCCAAGATCACACTTTCAAGGAACTCATGACAGTGAAGCCGGTCCAAGTAGAATTACACATGTTAATGATGTTGCACTTG ATCGTAATTGTACATCGCCTAATCAACAAAACATCACGAGTCAATCCGATACAG ATGATATGAATGTTGATGAAGCTTTAGAGGATGCAGTAATATCATATGTTAACATGGATGCCAGAGAAAATGGTGCATTATCACGTCGTCCTCAAG AATCAGGACATGCTTTTCGAGCAAAGCACAATATTGCTcgaaatttcaaaaataatatGATGATGGCAAAAGCCCGGTTGCCTCATCCATTTACCTGTAGACACTGCAATGCAAGATTGTTTCATCATGAATCACGTGATACGTGTTGTAATGGTGGAAAGGTATCATTCTCACGCGTTGATGCTCCTATACTATTGCAACAATTATTTTTGGATGGTTCAGCTGAAGGAAAACATTTTAGGCAACATATTCGAAGTTATAACCATGTGGTTTCATTCACTTCAATTGGTGTTCATGTTGATGAGAATATTCTTGCATCTGGTCGTGGTATATACACATTTCGTGCTCAAGGTTCTTTTTACCATAACATAGGAGGTTTCTATCCAAATGAGGGTGTCAGACCGCGTTTCTTACAACTATACATCTACGACACCGATAACGAGCTACATAATAGAATGCAGGAAAATCCACAACTGCACCAAAATGTAGTTCACAAATTACAGAAAATGCTCCATCAGTTTAATCCTTTTGTAATTAGGTTCAAGCAACTTTCAATACTTCTAAATATCAGTGAATGTAGCCTCATACTTAAAGAGCGTCCACGTAATCACCATCAATACAATCTTCCAACTGCTGAACAAGTTGCGGCAATTATTGTTGGATGTGATGCAGATTCTATGGATTATGGAAGGGATATTAATGTCATTCGTTGTGATGGAAATCTCAAGAAAGTTCAAGAGACAAAGGGATATTATGATCCTTTGCAATACCCTGTATTGTTTCCATTTGGGACGCATGGTTGGGACATCAACACAACAAATTGCAATGGACGAAAAGTGTCATGTCGAGCATATTACAGTTACATGCTTCAG ATTCGCCCAAATGATCAATCAATGTTGTTAAATGCGGGTCGACTGTTGCAACAATATGTTGTAGACAAttatgtcaaaattgaatcagGGAGATTAAGGTGGATTAAAGAGCACCAAAGTGATATACGTTCTGAATTGTACCAAGGTTTACATGATGCTTTGCATGTTGGTGAAACTAATGCAGGTACAAATTCATATAGCATAAATATACAGTTTTGGATTAATAATTAG